One part of the Deltaproteobacteria bacterium genome encodes these proteins:
- a CDS encoding AAA family ATPase: protein MVEERDQGDHQAAGSQIPEALDGEKKWTGKAMDKTKDAGEKGPRTRIDPAGEETRPAYWRTRILPVEEEILRRNKIVSRFPEEAMTDQINLLRTQVLHRMERLGGNTLLVASANHGEGRTFTCLNLAISISHELNQTVLLVDADLRRPSVNRLLGLESRKGLSDYLLGTAEIPDLLLNPGMDKCVVLPAGRPLPNSAELLGSPRMNALVREMKDRYPDRFILFDGPPLLACADSLVISRILDGVLLVTEAEKTPAKDLLRAMDLLKDRPVIGAVLNKARA, encoded by the coding sequence TTGGTTGAGGAAAGGGACCAGGGTGATCATCAGGCCGCCGGGAGCCAAATCCCGGAGGCCCTTGATGGAGAGAAAAAATGGACGGGGAAGGCCATGGATAAAACAAAAGATGCCGGAGAAAAGGGGCCTCGCACCCGGATCGATCCGGCCGGTGAAGAGACCCGACCGGCCTACTGGAGAACAAGGATCCTCCCGGTCGAAGAGGAGATTCTCAGGAGAAACAAGATCGTGTCCCGGTTCCCCGAAGAGGCCATGACCGACCAGATCAACCTCCTCCGGACCCAAGTTCTGCACCGGATGGAACGGCTGGGTGGAAACACCCTCCTGGTCGCCAGCGCAAACCACGGCGAAGGCCGGACCTTCACATGCCTTAATCTGGCGATCAGCATATCCCACGAACTTAACCAGACCGTGCTCCTCGTGGATGCGGATTTGAGGCGGCCCTCGGTTAACCGTCTCCTGGGGCTGGAATCCCGAAAAGGCCTGAGTGATTACCTCCTGGGGACTGCAGAAATCCCCGATCTCCTGCTCAACCCCGGAATGGATAAATGCGTTGTACTCCCCGCGGGTCGTCCTCTTCCCAATTCAGCGGAACTGCTGGGTTCCCCAAGGATGAATGCACTGGTCAGGGAGATGAAAGACCGGTATCCCGATCGATTTATCCTATTCGACGGGCCACCGCTTCTGGCCTGTGCCGATTCTCTGGTCATTTCCCGGATCCTGGACGGCGTGCTGCTCGTGACGGAGGCCGAAAAGACGCCGGCCAAGGACCTGCTGAGGGCCATGGATCTTTTAAAGGACAGGCCCGTGATCGGTGCGGTGCTGAATAAGGCCAGGGCTTAG